One Ahaetulla prasina isolate Xishuangbanna chromosome 1, ASM2864084v1, whole genome shotgun sequence DNA window includes the following coding sequences:
- the HASPIN gene encoding serine/threonine-protein kinase haspin produces the protein MEQLRPRLLRTYSGLKGRASRGGRAGGKAELRLRPRATPWFWPPADPNRLFSTSSSSAASCSSAASINGDDDDPDFRPPAIKGGKKKKKRKNRGPPKENRPPPKASQGSSSRSDPFVPPTPVHRNVTLRRPQKDSPLGPKRPTRLRGTPLLCSTPEWPLLTQLGAKRRRALQEEEGEEKDPQSPVSHPPGCPGRPWEVFREGSRDSHHGLLLELSMLKMDSEEGPEMGDSLQLFSPEEAPPRPQKSPGDGSLTDPARLEGFRGTTGSPSQSALQRDETQSGTEDSLVRREQSPGRGTDRDRDPVPSSVTEASPTARSPVCGVFQLQARMQDGKIALSPPEGTVFLPLERELRFAQDISAPEEMAGEVGRSDHGIVPDSLQFQPVVILDEQVVLKWLADQSARKPKASCSLKRKNLFLAQSPHILAKASDSRNNHRVAPSCNPGGTGRKACISGFSSKRWGRQKVNRAAHRQNTAWKEADSLVLQERLKWNETEDQLSVAFLPLDSSLKNSSLWRRIRASFSLHKKKKILSEAESLKGSFASYSSVQSPLHDVCNTPFTQKLGYSICPSSSMVLLSSMTSLSTLETTLTDAEKVYRECQQEGPVSFEDWISQKKMPKCEKIGEGVFGEVFKTETENGTVALKIIPIEGSERVNGEPQKTFTEILPEIIISKELSLLADEVANRTSGFIRLYSVHCVQGTYPEHLLNAWDEYHRLRQSENNRPDFFSDQQLFMVLEFEFGGTDLENMRNRQLNSVASAKSILHQVTASLAVAEEALRFEHRDLHWGNVLVRKTSLKEVAVTLNGQVHVLPTQGILVNIIDYTFSRLERDGLTVFCDLSTDEEVFQGRGDYQFDIYRQMREENANNWADYFPHSNILWLHYLADKLLKEVSYKKKATSSSLKQVQKQLRLFSAKVLNFKSATELLNLGTFFQ, from the coding sequence ATGGAGCAACTGCGGCCGCGGCTGCTGAGGACCTACTCGGGGCTGAAGGGGCGAGCGAGCCGCGGAGGACGAGCGGGAGGCAAGGCCGAGCTGAGGCTCCGTCCGCGGGCGACGCCCTGGTTCTGGCCCCCCGCCGACCCCAACCGCCTCTTCAGCACCAGCTCCTCCTCGGCCGCCTCCTGCTCCTCGGCCGCCTCCATTAACGGCGACGACGACGACCCGGATTTCCGCCCGCCCGCCATAAAAGggggcaagaagaagaagaagaggaagaaccgGGGCCCCCCCAAGGAGAACCGGCCTCCCCCCAAAGCAAGCcagggcagcagcagcaggagcgaCCCCTTCGTGCCCCCTACCCCCGTCCACAGGAACGTCACCTTGCGACGGCCTCAGAAGGACTCCCCGCTTGGCCCCAAGCGCCCCACTCGCCTGCGGGGAACCCCTCTGCTGTGCAGCACTCCTGAGTGGCCCCTCCTGACCCAATTGGGGGCCAAAAGGAGGAGGGCCCTCCAGGAAGAAGAAGGCGAGGAGAAGGACCCCCAAAGCCCCGTCTCCCACCCTCCGGGTTGCCCCGGCCGCCCGTGGGAAGTGTTCCGAGAAGGCAGCCGGGACTCCCACCATGGGCTCCTCCTGGAGCTGAGCATGCTGAAGATGGACTCGGAGGAAGGGCCGGAAATGGGGGACTCGCTGCAGCTCTTCAGCCCCGAGGAAGCCCCGCCGCGTCCGCAGAAGTCGCCGGGAGACGGTTCGCTGACGGACCCTGCGCGTCTGGAGGGCTTCAGAGGGACGACTGGCTCTCCTAGCCAAAGCGCTTTGCAGCGTGACGAGACCCAGAGTGGGACGGAAGACTCCCTGGTTAGGCGAGAGCAGAGCCCGGGCCGAGGGACCGATCGAGATCGTGATCCGGTGCCGTCGTCGGTGACGGAAGCGAGCCCCACTGCCCGAAGTCCTGTTTGCGGCGTTTTCCAACTTCAAGCCAGAATGCAGGATGGCAAAATTGCGCTCTCTCCCCCAGAAGGGACCGTTTTTCTCCCTCTGGAGCGAGAGCTTCGCTTTGCTCAGGACATTAGTGCTCCCGAGGAGATGGCTGGCGAGGTCGGTAGGAGCGACCACGGTATCGTTCCTGACAGCCTCCAGTTCCAGCCGGTTGTCATTCTGGATGAACAGGTGGTTTTGAAATGGTTGGCGGATCAGTCCGCCAGAAAGCCAAAGGCTTCCTGTTCCTTGAAGAGGAAAAACCTCTTCCTGGCCCAGTCTCCCCACATCCTGGCTAAAGCCTCCGATTCCAGGAACAACCACCGAGTGGCCCCCAGTTGTAATCCTGGAGGGACTGGCCGGAAAGCTTGTATTAGCGGCTTCAGTTCTAAACGTTGGGGTCGCCAGAAAGTCAATCGAGCGGCACACAGGCAAAACACAGCCTGGAAAGAGGCCGATTCTCTCGTCCTGCAGGAGCGGCTGAAGTGGAATGAGACCGAAGACCAACTTTCCGTCGCTTTCCTACCTTTGGACTCCTCCCTCAAGAATTCCAGCTTGTGGCGTAGAATCCGGGCTTCTTTTTCCCtccataagaagaaaaaaatcctctCCGAGGCTGAAAGCCTGAAAGGTAGCTTCGCCAGCTATTCTTCGGTCCAGTCTCCTCTTCACGATGTTTGCAATACCCCTTTCACCCAAAAGCTGGGCTATTCCATCTGTCCGTCTTCCTCCATGGTGCTGCTGTCGTCCATGACCTCTCTCTCCACCTTGGAGACGACCTTGACGGACGCTGAAAAGGTCTACAGGGAATGCCAGCAGGAGGGGCCGGTTTCCTTCGAGGATTGGATTTCTCAAAAGAAGATGCCGAAGTGTGAAAAAATCGGGGAAGGGGTGTTCGGGGAGGTTTTCAAAACTGAGACTGAAAATGGGACCGTAGCTTTAAAAATAATCCCGATCGAAGGGAGCGAGCGAGTCAACGGCGAACCGCAGAAGACCTTCACCGAAATCTTGCCAGAAATTATCATTTCCAAAGAACTGAGTCTCCTCGCTGATGAGGTGGCTAACCGAACCTCTGGTTTTATCCGGTTATATTCCGTTCATTGTGTCCAAGGCACTTATCCCGAGCACCTCTTGAACGCGTGGGACGAATACCACCGGCTGAGGCAGTCAGAAAACAACCGGCCGGATTTCTTCAGCGACCAGCAACTCTTCATGGTCCTGGAATTTGAATTTGGAGGCACGGATCTGGAGAACATGAGGAACCGGCAGCTGAATTCGGTGGCTTCGGCCAAGAGCATCCTGCACCAAGTCACGGCTTCGCTGGCCGTCGCCGAGGAAGCCCTCCGCTTTGAACACAGGGACTTACACTGGGGCAACGTGCTGGTGAGGAAAACCAGCTTAAAAGAAGTGGCCGTTACCCTGAACGGCCAAGTCCACGTCCTTCCCACCCAAGGCATCCTGGTGAACATTATTGATTACACTTTTTCCAGGCTGGAGAGGGATGGTTTAACAGTGTTTTGTGACCTTTCCACCGACGAAGAAGTGTTCCAAGGGAGAGGGGATTACCAGTTTGATATTTATAGACAGATGAGAGAAGAGAATGCaaacaactgggccgattatttCCCCCACAGCAACATTCTGTGGCTTCACTATTTGGCAGACAAACTGTTGAAAGAGGTGTCTTACAAAAAGAAGGCCACCTCTTCCTCCCTCAAGCAAGTACAGAAGCAACTTAGGCTGTTCTCCGCGAAGGTTCTCAATTTCAAGTCCGCCACTGAGCTGCTTAACCTAGGCACTTTCTTCCAGTGA